From a single Solanum dulcamara chromosome 4, daSolDulc1.2, whole genome shotgun sequence genomic region:
- the LOC129886369 gene encoding protein FAR1-RELATED SEQUENCE 3-like produces MNIKVIDIEGRKRKISGERVAEPNQNPKQGLPDNFSERDTIIEVGDGEEKPSVGMEFQTEEAAKNFFDAYARRVGFSIHVGQYSRAKPDGPIISWDFSCSREILRRKNIESCNALLRIERKCSDGWVVTKFVEDHNHSMNPGKVHRLRPRKYFAGASKTVGEIPGAPTDITVPPVVVPMDGNHVFVSSNEGVKDAFPVESNRMTKNFSPVIPIMFVQPCSRKRTLGRDAHNLLDYFKKMQAENPGFYYAIQLDDENRMTNAFWADARSRIAYSHFGDAVTFDTMYRPNQFQVPFASFTGVNHHGQMVLFGCGLLLDESESSFTWLFRTWLSSMNNRPPVSITTDQDRAIKAAVNLVLPSTRHCICKWHILREGQERLAHVYMAHPSFYGELYSCIDYSETIEDFESSWASVLDKYDLGKNEWLQAVYNARDQWAPVYFRDTFFAALPSNQGVTSFFDGYVNQQTTLPMFFKQYERALESSLEREIASDFDTNCTTPVLRTPSPMEQQAANLFTKKVFAKFQEELVETFAHTANKIDGDETLSKFRVAKYEQDDKAYIVMLNLAQMKASCSCQMFEYSGILCRHILTVFTVTNVLTVPSLYILKRWTRNAKVGQGSNEEDIVKQGINSLTSRFNHLCLEALRYAKEGAVSAETYDAAVSALRDGLRKISIVAKNVARPLSSQGSGSIQDESIKRTPATSDTAPSLWPWQDTMPHHFNLNDGGLNAGDLNQPTMTPVAINHDGGLADNVVVYTCFKSMTWVIENKSPASKVAVINLKLQDYGKNPAGETEVQFRLTRVTLEPMLKSMAYISQQLSLPANRVAVINLKLQDTKTPSGETEVKFQVSRDTLGSMLRSIAYIREQL; encoded by the exons ATGAATATCAAAGTAATTGATATAGAAGGGCGGAAGAGGAAAATAAGTGGGGAAAGAGTTGCTGAACCAAATCAGAATCCCAAACAGGGTTTGCCGGACAATTTTTCTGAAAGAGACACTATCATTGAGGTTGGTGATGGGGAAGAGAAGCCATCTGTGGGGATGGAGTTTCAAACAGAAGAAGCAGCAAAGAATTTTTTTGACGCATATGCTAGGCGTGTGGGCTTTAGCATACATGTTGGTCAGTACAGCCGAGCTAAGCCTGATGGACCTATCATTAGTTGGGACTTTTCTTGTTCTAGAGAAATTCTCAGAAGGAAGAATATAGAGAGTTGCAATGCTCTGCTTCGCATAGAGAGGAAGTGTTCAGATGGTTGGGTTGTTACTAAATTCGTTGAGGATCACAATCATTCAATGAATCCCGGCAAGGTGCATCGCCTCCGACCTCGTAAATACTTTGCTGGTGCTTCCAAGACTGTTGGAGAGATACCAGGAGCTCCAACTGATATTACGGTTCCACCAGTTGTGGTTCCGATGGACGGGAATCATGTATTTGTCAGTTCTAATGAAGGTGTTAAGGATGCTTTTCCTGTGGAGTCAAATCGTATGACCAAGAACTTTAGCCCTGTCATACCAATAATGTTTGTTCAGCCTTGCAGCCGAAAGAGAACTCTTGGAAGAGATGCCCATAATCTTCTtgactatttcaaaaaaatgcaAGCGGAAAATCCTGGTTTCTACTATGCTATTCAACTTGATGATGAAAACCGCATGACAAATGCTTTTTGGGCTGATGCAAGATCAAGGATAGCTTATAGTCACTTTGGCGATGCTGTTACTTTTGATACAATGTATAGACCAAATCAATTCCAGGTTCCTTTTGCTTCATTCACTGGAGTAAATCATCATGGGCAAATGGTTTTGTTTGGCTGTGGATTACTCTTAGATGAGTCCGAGTCTTCCTTTACTTGGCTTTTCCGGACCTGGCTATCTTCAATGAATAACCGCCCTCCAGTTTCTATTACAACCGACCAGGATCGAGCTATTAAGGCAGCAGTCAACCTAGTATTACCGAGTACTCGTCATTGCATCTGTAAGTGGCATATCTTACGAGAAGGGCAGGAAAGATTGGCTCATGTATATATGGCTCATCCTTCCTTTTATGGGGAGCTATATAGCTGCATTGACTATTCTGAGACAATTGAGGATTTTGAATCATCTTGGGCCTCTGTACTTGATAAATATGATCTGGGAAAAAATGAGTGGCTTCAAGCTGTATATAATGCTCGCGACCAGTGGGCTCCAGTATATTTTCGAGATACTTTCTTTGCTGCACTTCCCTCAAACCAGGGTGTAACCTCCTTTTTTGATGGATATGTGAATCAGCAGACAACTCTACCAATGTTCTTTAAGCAGTATGAAAGAGCTTTAGAAAGCTCACTTGAAAGGGAAATTGCATCTGATTTTGATACAAATTGCACCACACCAGTGCTAAGGACCCCATCTCCAATGGAACAGCAAGCAGCTAATCTCTTCACCAAAAAAGTTTTTGCAAAGTTTCAAGAGGAACTAGTTGAAACTTTTGCCCATACTGCCAATAAGATTGATGGTGATGAGACTCTAAGCAAATTTAGGGTTGCAAAATATGAACAGGATGACAAGGCTTACATTGTTATGTTGAATCTTGCCCAGATGAAAGCAAGTTGCAGCTGTCAGATGTTTGAGTATTCGGGCATCTTATGTAGGCACATTTTAACCGTTTTCACAGTGACTAATGTTCTCACAGTTCCATCCCTCTATATACTTAAGAGGTGGACAAGGAATGCAAAAGTTGGACAAGGATCGAATGAAGAAGACATTGTTAAACAAGGAATTAATTCGCTCACTTCACGTTTCAACCACCTATGTCTGGAAGCTTTAAGATATGCAAAAGAAGGGGCAGTTTCTGCGGAGACCTATGATGCAGCGGTTAGTGCTCTGAGAGACGGGCTGAGGAAGATTTCTATTGTTGCGAAAAATGTTGCCAGACCTCTTAGCTCACAGGGAAGTGGAAGTATTCAGGATGAGAGCATAAAAAGAACTCCAGCTACTTCTGATACTGCACCATCTTTATGGCCTTGGCAAGATACAATGCCTCATCATTTTAACCTTAATGATGGTGGTTTAAATGCTGGTGACTTAAATCAGCCCACTATGACACCTGTGGCTATAAATCATGATGGTGGCCTTGCTGATAATGTG GTTGTTTATACTTGCTTTAAGTCTATGACATGGGTGATTGAAAACAAGAGTCCAGCAAGTAAAGTGGCTGTCATCAATTTGAAG TTGCAAGATTATGGAAAGAACCCAGCAGGGGAAACAGAAGTTCAATTTAGACTTACAAGAGTCACTCTGGAGCCAATGCTGAAATCCATGGCTTACATAAGTCAACAGCTTTCCCTGCCGGCAAATAGAGTAGCTGTTATCAATTTAAAG CTTCAAGATACTAAGACACCTTCCGGAGAGACTGAAGTGAAATTTCAAGTTTCAAGGGATACTCTAGGATCAATGTTGAGATCGATTGCTTACATTCGTGAACAACTTTGA
- the LOC129884708 gene encoding ethylene-responsive transcription factor WRI1, translating to MKKSPSFSFSCSSSSSSSSSCIEQIHEETEKQKQKPKPKPKPNSNSKPRLKRATRAKKIVNADSPSNNSSTARRSSIYRGVTRHRWTGRYEAHLWDKSTWNSIQNKKGRQIYLGAYDSEEAAARTYDLAALKYWGPTTTLNFPVETYIKEFEEMQRLTKEEYLASLRRMSSGFSRGVSKYRGVARHHHNGRWEARIGRVYGNKYLYLGTYSTQEEAAAAYDMAAIEYRGPNAVTNFDISRYAEHLKKLREPDLLSKEENTESSAEVQSDEVIEQCQPVQQEENQLDFQLGELAAEPIIVPKLEFTPALDSDEVTQPKLLKLEFAPSVESAAVKDHEEEEDYPWMNMYLDNTFDSLPVSNFSLDKPSDLMDLFNDTSFDNNIDFDFYEQSSENEFNLNVFSDSMIIDGIEADNEEVRKNLSNSPTSSSSVSRTTSISSGMKDDGGLASSTM from the exons atgaagaaatctccatctttttctttttcttgctcttcttcgtcttcttcttcatcttcatgcATTGAACAAATCCATGAAGAAACAGAGAAGCAAAAGCAGAAGCCAAAGCCGAAACCGAAGCCCAATTCAAATTCAAAGCCCAGGCTGAAACGTGCTACTCGAGCTAAGAAAATTGTAAATGCTGATTCACCAAGTAATAATTCATCTACAGCAAGAAGAAGCTCCATTTACAGAGGCGTAACCag GCATAGATGGACAGGAAGGTATGAAGCTCACTTATGGGACAAGAGTACTTGGAATAGCATTCAGAACAAGAAAGGACGACAAA TTTATTTGG GAGCTTATGATAGTGAAGAAGCTGCTGCCAGAACTTATGATCTTGCGGCCCTTAAGTATTGGGGACCAACAACTACACTTAATTTTCCG GTGGAAACGTATATCAAAGAGTTTGAAGAAATGCAGAGGCTAACAAAGGAAGAGTACTTGGCTTCATTAAGGAGAATGAGCAGTGGATTTTCTAGAGGTGTTTCCAAATATCGTGGCGTCGCAAG GCACCACCATAATGGTCGATGGGAGGCGCGAATTGGACGGGTCTATGGAAATAAGTATCTCTATTTAGGAACTTACA GCACTCAAGAGGAAGCAGCTGCAGCATATGATATGGCAGCAATTGAGTACAGAGGGCCTAATGCGGTCACCAACTTCGATATCAGCAGATATGCAGAGCATTTGAAGAAACTCCGCGAACCGGATCTGTTATCAAAGGAGGAAAACACAGAGTCCTCTGCTGAAGTGCAATCAGATGAGGTGATCGAACAATGTCAGCCGGttcaacaagaagaaaaccAATTGGATTTTCAGCTAGGGGAATTAGCTGCAGAACCAATAATAGTACCCAAGTTAGAGTTTACGCCTGCACTTGATTCTGATGAAGTGACTCAACCAAAACTTCTGAAGTTGGAGTTTGCTCCTTCAGTGGAGTCTGCTGCTGTGAAGGACCACGAGGAGGAAGAGGACTACCCGTGGATGAACATGTACTTGGACAACACATTTGATTCGCTCCCAGTTTCCAACTTCTCTCTTGACAAACCATCCGACTTGATGGATCTTTTCAACGACACCAGCTTTGACAACAACATTGACTTCGATTTCTATGAGCAATCAAGTGAGAATGAGTTCAACCTGAACGTATTCTCAGACAGCATGATCATCGATGGGATTGAAGCTGATAATGAGGAAGTAAGGAAGAATCTATCAAATTCACCAACCTCATCATCATCCGTGTCAAGAACAACATCCATTTCTAGCGGCATGAAAGATGATGGAGGTTTGGCATCTTCGACGATGTAA